The proteins below come from a single Metarhizium brunneum chromosome 1, complete sequence genomic window:
- the ADH6_0 gene encoding NADP-dependent alcohol dehydrogenase 6 gives MSYPDKFSGFQAPAAERWLEFEKNSWTPRPFGDYDVDIKIECCGVCASDMHTISGDWGGCPYPLAVGHEVVGKVLRVGPKVTLAKVGQRVGCGAQVYSCLDCRQCKNDNETYCKHQIDAYGAPYLDTGYTTQGGYSSHSRIHEYWVYPIPDAITSSEAAPMLCAGITVYSPLKRFGAGPGKKVGVVGIGGLGHFAVMFAKALGAEVWAISRSRAKEADAKKMGADGFLATSEKGWNEPHKMTFDLIINTANSFDGFQLSEYLSLLDVHGRWNSVGLPGGEGIKVNNFDFISNGCFIGSSHLGSRREMLEMFELAAEKGIKSWVEEIPISREGLQQAMAKLENSSVRYRSCMTGYDEAFGN, from the exons ATGTCCTATCCCGACAAGTTCAGTGGCTTTCAAGCCCCGGCCGCCGAAAGATGGCTCGAATTTGAGAAAAACTCCTGGACCCCGCGTCCCTTTGGCGACTACGACGTCGACATCAAGATCGAATGCTGTGGTGTCTGTGCCAGTGACATGCACACCATAAGTGGCGATTGGGGAGGCTGCCCTTACCCGCTGGCCGTCGGGCACGAAGTTGTTGGCAAAGTCCTGCGCGTTGGACCCAAGGTCACCTTGGCCAAGGTTGGGCAGCGTGTTGGTTGCGGTGCCCAGGTGTATTCGTGCCTGGATTGCCGACAGTGCAAGAACGACAACGAGACGTATTGTAAGCATCAGATTGACGCCTACGGCGCACCCTACCTGGATACCGGCTACACGACACAGGGAGGTTATTCATCACATAGCCGAATCCATGAATATTG GGTGTACCCCATCCCGGATGCCATCACCAGCTCAGAGGCTGCGCCAATGCTCTGCGCCGGCATCACGGTTTATAGCCCCCTAAAGCGATTCGGGGCTGGGCCGGGCAAGAAGGTTGGTGTCGTTGGCATCGGTGGTCTTGGACACTTCGCCGTCATGTTCGCAAAGGCGCTGGGAGCCGAAGTCTGGGCCATTTCCCGCTCACGGGCCAAGGAGGCGGATgccaagaagatgggcgCGGATGGATTCCTGGCCACGAGCGAGAAGGGCTGGAACGAGCCGCACAAGATGACGTTTGatctcatcatcaacacggCCAACTCATTCGACGGCTTCCAGCTCAGCGAGTACCTGAGCCTGCTCGACGTCCACGGCCGATGGAACTCTGTCGGCCTACCCGGTGGTGAAGGCATCAAGGTGAATAATTTTGATTTCATCTCAAATGGCTGCTTCATTGGAAGCTCGCACTTGGGAAGCCGCCGGGAGATGCTGGAAATGTTCGAgcttgctgctgagaagGGCATTAAATCATGGGTGGAGGAGATTCCCATCTCAAGGGAAGGCCTgcagcaggccatggccaagctggagAACAGCAGCGTTCGCTATCGATCCTGCATGACGGGTTATGATGAGGCATTTGGCAACTGA
- the EXG1 gene encoding Glucan 1,3-beta-glucosidase, which yields MGLSTFVSASLLTLQLFSSPSLAAPSPGFDVKFTNFTNVATNGSWWMADIKRQGNAPFANGTYSVFRNVKDGEFGAKGDGITDDTDAINKAISDGGRCGDGCDSRTTTPALVYFPPGTYLVSKPIIQYYYTQLVGDAASVPTLKASANFEGIAVIDSNPYKSDGSNWHTNQNNFFRQIRNFVIDLTDLRQETGTGIHWQVAQATSLQNIVFNMVQSKSSQNKQQGIFMENGSGGFMSDLTFNGGALGAFFGNQQFTTRNLKFNNCGTAIFMNWNWVWTLHGISIDNCDVGINMANGGSVQTVGSVLLTDSTISNTRVGIITAYKPSQSGTNGTLVLDNVDTTKGVPVAVQNDRNQTILAGNSLIQSWVQGRSYVGATGKAGQDARSPVPKPAALTDSTGKIVTKSKPQYETVPASKFISVKSQGAKGDGKTDDTAAFQQVFDNIRPGEIVYIDHGVYVIKDTVRVPKDVKIVGESWPLILAGGCKNFADESKPKPVFQVGQPGETGNIEMQDFILATKGPQPGAILMQVNVAGESKGSVGLWDVHFRVAGATGTKLQSDKCSKDPKTEAPPNPRCVGSFMLVHVTRDASAYFENTWFWVADHELDLADHNQINIYNGRGVLIESTKGLWLWGTASEHNQLYNYQLTNAENVYMSLIQTETAYMQGNPDARVPFKVNSQFSDPDFSTCTGPRCARTWGLRAQNSSNVFVYGGGLYSFYDNYDQECVAANNCQDEMISIENSELHMFGISTKASVSMVTLNGQAAIQDSENRNNFCAAIAAFASS from the coding sequence ATGGGACTGTCGACATTCGTCTCAGCGTCCCTGCTGACGCTCCAACTCTTTTCTTCGCCCTCACTTGCAGCACCATCACCTGGCTTCGATGTTAAGTTTACCAACTTTACCAATGTTGCCACCAACGGAAGCTGGTGGATGGCGGACATAAAGCGACAGGGTAATGCGCCCTTTGCTAATGGAACTTACTCCGTCTTTCGCAACGTGAAAGACGGAGAGTTCGGCGCCAAGGGCGATGGAATTACCGATGATACCGACGCCATCAATAAGGCCATCTCGGACGGGGGGCGCTGTGGTGACGGGTGCGACTCTAGAACCACAACTCCCGCCCTCGTGTATTTTCCTCCCGGTACCTACCTTGTGTCAAAGCCCATCATCCAATATTACTATACGCAGcttgttggtgatgctgcTAGCGTGCCTACTCTCAAGGCCAGCGCCAACTTTGAGGGAATTGCCGTTATCGACTCGAATCCTTATAAAAGCGACGGCAGCAATTGGCATACCAACCAAAACAACTTCTTTCGGCAAATTCGAAACTTCGTCATTGATCTCACCGATCTTCGCCAAGAGACTGGTACGGGTATCCACTGGCAAGTTGCTCAGGCCACCTCGCTGCAAAACATTGTGTTCAACATGGTTCAGAGCAAATCATCCCAGAACAAGCAGCAGGGTATCTTTATGGAGAATGGATCTGGCGGTTTCATGAGCGACTTGACCTTCAACGGTGGTGCTCTTGGCGCATTTTTCGGCAACCAGCAGTTCACCACTCGCAACCTCAAGTTTAACAACTGTGGAACTGCCATCTTCATGAACTGGAACTGGGTCTGGACTTTGCACGGCATCTCTATCGACAACTGCGACGTTGGtatcaacatggccaacggAGGCAGCGTCCAGACTGTCGGATCCGTTCTTCTTACCGATAgcaccatctccaacacTCGTGTCGGTATCATCACCGCCTATAAACCCAGCCAATCAGGCACCAATGGTACTCTTGTTCTGGACAATGTTGACACGACCAAGGGCGTCCCTGTTGCCGTCCAGAATGACAGAAATCAGACGATTCTAGCTGGCAATTCTCTCATCCAATCCTGGGTGCAAGGCCGATCATATGTAGGCGCAACTGGCAAGGCCGGACAGGATGCGAGAAGTCCCGTTCCTAAGCCTGCTGCTCTTACCGACAGCACCGGCAAAATTGTCACAAAAAGCAAGCCTCAGTATGAGACCGTTCCGGCGTCCAAGTTCATTTCTGTCAAGTCACAAGGCGCCAAAGGTGACGGGAAGACTGATGATACCGCTGCCTTCCAGCAAGTCTTCGACAATATCCGTCCGGGCGAGATTGTTTACATCGACCATGGTGTTTACGTCATTAAAGATACCGTCAGGGTCCCTAAGGACGTCAAGATTGTTGGCGAGTCATGGCCCCTAATTCTCGCTGGTGGCTGCAAGAACTTCGCAGATGAGTCAAAGCCCAAGCCTGTGTTCCAAGTCGGTCAACCTGGCGAGACTGGCAACATCGAAATGCAGGACTTCATACTTGCAACTAAGGGCCCTCAGCCCGGCGCTATTCTTATGCAGGTCAATGTTGCTGGCGAAAGCAAGGGATCTGTCGGTCTCTGGGATGTTCACTTCCGCGTTGCGGGCGCCACTGGCACTAAGCTCCAGTCAGACAAGTGCAGCAAGGATCCCAAAACAGAGGCCCCGCCCAACCCCCGGTGCGTTGGCTCCTTCATGTTGGTCCACGTTACTCGGGATGCCAGTGCCTACTTCGAGAACACTTGGTTCTGGGTCGCCGATCATGAGCTTGACCTGGCTGACCACAACCAAATCAACATTTACAACGGTCGTGGCGTCCTCATCGAGAGCACCAAGGGACTCTGGCTGTGGGGAACGGCTTCTGAGCACAACCAGCTTTATAACTACCAGCTCACCAACGCTGAGAATGTTTACATGTCACTCATTCAAACCGAGACGGCATATATGCAGGGCAACCCAGATGCCCGCGTCCCATTCAAGGTCAACAGCCAGTTCTCTGATCCCGACTTCTCCACGTGCACCGGTCCTAGGTGTGCCCGCACATGGGGTCTTCGAGCTCAGAACTCTAGCAACGTCTTTGTGTATGGCGGCGGCTTGTACAGCTTCTACGATAACTACGACCAGGAATGTGTGGCTGCCAACAACTGCCAAGACGAGATGATCTCTATTGAGAATTCCGAGCTACACATGTTCGGCATCAGCACCAAGGCTAGCGTCTCTATGGTGACCTTGAATGGACAGGCAGCGATCCAAGACTCTGAAAACCGCAATAATTTTTGCGCCGCGATTGCTGCTTTTGCGTCATCGTAG